In Chitinophagales bacterium, the following are encoded in one genomic region:
- a CDS encoding 30S ribosomal protein S12: MPTIQQLVRKGRTIIKAKSKSRALNSSPQKRGVCTRVYTTTPKKPNSALRKVAKVRLTNGIEVISYIPGEGHNLQEHSIVLIRGGRVKDLPGVRYHIVRGALDTAGVNDRKKSRSKYGTKRPKAGAAAKK, translated from the coding sequence ATGCCAACCATTCAGCAATTAGTACGGAAAGGAAGAACGATTATAAAGGCCAAGAGCAAGTCAAGAGCTTTGAACAGTTCACCCCAAAAAAGAGGTGTCTGCACCCGTGTGTATACTACCACACCAAAGAAACCCAATTCTGCTTTACGGAAGGTAGCAAAGGTTCGTCTTACGAATGGAATAGAAGTAATTTCTTACATCCCAGGTGAAGGACATAATTTACAGGAACACTCTATTGTACTTATTCGCGGAGGCAGGGTAAAAGATCTTCCAGGTGTCCGATACCATATTGTAAGGGGAGCATTGGATACGGCTGGTGTAAATGACCGTAAAAAAAGCCGGTCAAAATATGGAACCAAAAGGCCGAAGGCGGGTGCTGCGGCTAAAAAATAA
- a CDS encoding sulfatase-like hydrolase/transferase, with translation MKIIFLLIAISFFFIFPFYSNAACNLTAPKVTVINVTACEIAISWKPVMNAAYYKVRIKKTGDNKWGANVKVGDATNYTFSGLEANAEYTTQVTPFCSNDSKGPLTHTKVTTQFCSLPENVEVTDISNKSATVIWNVCGGGANSQVRYRVKGNTDWKVVKAQSSTSVKLTGLNKSMVYQYGVNTCNDESLWTPTSTFKTLDTAFWKPNILVIYLDDSRYDPFAPNGGPSFYKSPGINRIANEGVRFVYAFPATSLCSPSRASIMTGLYPHHHGVISNATVKNLGHVTAAEILHGQGYYTGFVGKYGFEQFPDVDGYDYYCESSTDQYWDAKYDYNGDFNVVIPGHKTDVITSKSLEFLNAVPAGKKFLLYVAHKAPHVPLDPRTQDLGIYADKKMPFPNNFEKWEKNIPSEYYECSNVNKDSEGLNNQLESYYEMLAGAEASIDTILTTLDRKGILDSTLVIFSSDNGLMIGEHGLGGKEIATEESIRLPMFLRYPKWFVPGTVVNDEMAMNIDIAPTILDAAGIPDTFKMDGISMRGLVDHTSHRKELLYEYFYRGSCNPTITAVRDFNYKYIDSRCTSTVEEFYDLVNDPKENLNLINSSNYGSEIQKYRDKMDSLKQVYGYILLADTIEPCKMYHKDESIIKFRDNQEYVFPDFTAKIYPNPGSQQLTIELHLNEAPKAAITIYDLYSIPVMKKDINGGEDIDYKVTFELSSLPAGVYFIGIDCGSERKLFRYLKID, from the coding sequence ATGAAAATAATTTTCCTTCTTATTGCAATTTCCTTTTTTTTCATCTTTCCTTTTTATTCTAATGCAGCCTGTAACCTGACTGCTCCAAAGGTTACCGTTATAAATGTAACGGCATGTGAAATAGCCATATCATGGAAACCCGTTATGAATGCTGCTTACTATAAAGTGCGGATTAAAAAAACAGGAGACAATAAGTGGGGAGCGAATGTTAAAGTGGGCGATGCTACCAATTATACTTTTAGCGGGCTTGAAGCCAATGCGGAGTATACGACACAGGTAACTCCGTTTTGCAGTAATGACAGCAAAGGACCACTAACACATACCAAGGTGACAACACAGTTCTGTTCCCTTCCTGAAAATGTGGAAGTAACCGATATCAGTAATAAATCGGCTACTGTAATATGGAATGTTTGCGGAGGTGGCGCTAATTCGCAGGTCCGATATCGTGTTAAAGGCAATACAGACTGGAAAGTTGTAAAGGCGCAAAGCAGCACTTCCGTGAAGTTAACCGGATTAAACAAATCAATGGTTTACCAGTATGGGGTGAACACGTGTAACGATGAATCATTATGGACACCTACTTCCACTTTTAAAACTTTAGATACTGCCTTCTGGAAACCAAATATTTTAGTAATATATCTTGATGACAGCCGGTATGATCCGTTTGCACCAAATGGAGGTCCGTCCTTTTATAAATCACCCGGAATCAATCGTATCGCTAATGAAGGCGTACGGTTTGTATATGCTTTTCCTGCCACTTCACTTTGCTCACCAAGTCGTGCCTCAATAATGACCGGGTTGTATCCGCATCACCATGGAGTTATCAGCAATGCAACGGTTAAAAATTTAGGACACGTAACTGCAGCTGAGATTCTTCACGGACAAGGATATTATACAGGATTTGTAGGTAAATATGGCTTTGAGCAGTTCCCCGATGTGGATGGTTATGATTACTACTGCGAATCCTCAACTGACCAATACTGGGATGCAAAGTACGATTACAATGGAGATTTCAATGTTGTTATTCCGGGCCATAAGACTGACGTTATTACCAGCAAATCACTCGAATTTTTAAATGCTGTTCCTGCCGGGAAAAAATTTTTATTGTATGTAGCTCATAAAGCTCCCCATGTTCCTTTGGACCCGAGAACACAGGATCTTGGTATTTATGCCGATAAAAAAATGCCTTTCCCAAACAATTTTGAAAAGTGGGAGAAGAATATTCCTTCCGAATACTACGAGTGCAGTAATGTAAATAAGGATAGTGAAGGATTAAATAATCAGCTGGAATCCTATTACGAGATGCTCGCAGGTGCAGAAGCCAGTATCGATACCATTCTTACTACGCTGGATAGAAAGGGAATATTGGACAGTACCCTGGTAATTTTTTCCAGTGATAATGGATTAATGATCGGTGAGCATGGATTAGGAGGAAAAGAAATTGCTACGGAAGAATCCATCAGATTACCAATGTTTCTCCGCTATCCGAAATGGTTTGTTCCGGGAACTGTTGTGAACGATGAAATGGCTATGAACATTGACATTGCACCTACTATTCTTGATGCAGCAGGAATTCCGGATACTTTTAAAATGGATGGTATCTCAATGCGTGGATTGGTAGATCATACCAGTCATAGGAAAGAGTTGCTGTACGAATATTTTTACAGGGGAAGTTGCAATCCCACAATTACTGCAGTGAGGGATTTCAACTATAAATATATTGATAGCAGATGTACTTCCACCGTAGAAGAATTTTATGACCTGGTTAATGATCCTAAAGAAAATCTTAACTTAATTAATTCTTCCAACTACGGCTCTGAGATTCAAAAATACCGGGATAAAATGGATTCATTAAAGCAAGTGTATGGTTATATATTATTGGCGGATACTATTGAGCCCTGCAAAATGTATCATAAAGATGAGAGCATTATAAAATTCCGGGATAATCAAGAATATGTTTTTCCCGATTTTACAGCGAAAATCTATCCCAATCCTGGAAGCCAGCAATTAACTATCGAGCTTCACTTAAATGAAGCTCCCAAAGCGGCTATCACTATTTATGATTTGTACTCAATACCTGTTATGAAGAAAGATATCAATGGCGGAGAAGATATAGATTACAAAGTAACTTTTGAGTTATCATCTTTGCCTGCCGGTGTTTATTTCATTGGTATCGATTGTGGCAGCGAAAGGAAGCTTTTTCGATATCTTAAGATAGATTAA
- the rpsG gene encoding 30S ribosomal protein S7, with the protein MRKTKAKKRPLIPDPKFNDELVTRFVNTLMERGKKTLSYKIFYDTVDRIAESTKEDGYAIWKKAVENLMPSVEVRSRRIGGATFQIPAEVRAGRKTALAMKWLIQYASDRNGKSMADKLAAESIAASKGEGSAFKKKEDTHKMAEANKAFAHFRV; encoded by the coding sequence ATGAGAAAAACAAAAGCAAAAAAACGTCCCCTGATACCAGATCCTAAGTTTAATGATGAACTGGTTACCCGTTTTGTGAATACATTAATGGAGCGCGGAAAAAAGACACTATCCTATAAGATATTTTATGATACTGTAGATAGAATTGCTGAATCTACCAAAGAGGATGGTTACGCTATCTGGAAAAAAGCGGTGGAAAACCTGATGCCTTCGGTAGAAGTCCGCAGCCGTCGTATAGGCGGAGCTACTTTTCAAATTCCGGCAGAAGTTCGGGCTGGCAGGAAAACGGCTTTAGCAATGAAGTGGCTGATACAATATGCATCTGACCGTAATGGAAAATCGATGGCTGATAAGCTGGCTGCCGAGTCCATTGCTGCTTCAAAAGGTGAAGGATCTGCGTTCAAGAAAAAAGAAGACACTCACAAAATGGCAGAGGCTAATAAGGCATTTGCTCATTTCAGAGTTTAA